The following are encoded in a window of Caldicellulosiruptor danielii genomic DNA:
- a CDS encoding helix-turn-helix domain-containing protein, translating to MDFYRVGDKVISLQKIVDEVKKILDLRQKGFSQIEVAEKLKIDRSFISKLEGLGEVRKGKNIAAIGFPVKNKDEVEQVLKSYGINYYLLMTEEERNSFINSLSAAQLLNIMGEYINNFKMFDIVIAMGSDFRLNWFKAFLDCEVITIPLGKSPLKYDVEVDVEELKRILDSIVE from the coding sequence ATGGACTTTTACAGGGTTGGTGATAAGGTCATAAGTCTTCAAAAAATAGTGGATGAAGTCAAGAAGATATTGGATCTTCGCCAAAAAGGATTTTCGCAGATTGAGGTTGCCGAAAAGCTCAAAATAGACAGGTCTTTTATCTCAAAGCTTGAAGGGCTTGGGGAAGTACGTAAGGGCAAAAATATTGCTGCAATCGGATTTCCTGTAAAAAACAAAGATGAGGTAGAGCAAGTATTGAAGAGCTACGGAATAAACTACTATCTTTTAATGACAGAAGAAGAAAGAAATAGTTTTATAAACTCCCTTTCTGCTGCTCAGCTTTTGAACATCATGGGTGAATATATAAATAATTTTAAAATGTTTGACATTGTAATTGCCATGGGTTCGGACTTTAGACTAAACTGGTTCAAAGCTTTTCTTGATTGTGAGGTCATTACAATACCTCTGGGAAAATCTCCGCTCAAATATGATGTTGAAGTTGATGTTGAAGAGCTGAAGAGAATTTTAGATTCTATTGTGGAGTAG
- a CDS encoding phosphoribosyltransferase has translation MLFKDRIDAGERLAEKLRLFKERQDVILFAIPRGGVVIAKVIADSLKIPLDIVLAKKIGAPFNREFAIAAVDINGDVVLNNEYVEYFSMRDEYIEHQKKRVLESLKDQLVEYRGSIEYKSLENKEAIIVDDGIATGATTKACIRFLSKLNPKKIYVATPVIAPSTLKELEKECDGVFYIVSSEPFWAVGQFYLDFSQVSEEDIKKLLS, from the coding sequence ATGCTCTTCAAAGATAGAATTGATGCGGGTGAGAGGCTTGCAGAAAAACTGAGGCTATTTAAAGAAAGGCAAGATGTGATTCTTTTTGCAATTCCACGAGGTGGTGTGGTTATCGCAAAAGTAATTGCCGACAGTCTCAAGATCCCTTTGGATATTGTGTTGGCAAAAAAGATAGGTGCCCCTTTTAACAGAGAGTTTGCTATTGCCGCAGTGGATATAAATGGAGATGTGGTTTTAAATAATGAATATGTAGAATATTTCTCTATGAGAGACGAATATATAGAACACCAAAAGAAAAGGGTCTTAGAAAGCTTGAAGGATCAGCTTGTTGAGTACAGGGGTTCTATTGAATATAAAAGCTTGGAAAACAAGGAGGCAATAATAGTGGATGATGGAATTGCAACAGGTGCGACAACAAAAGCATGTATAAGGTTTCTTTCAAAGCTAAATCCTAAAAAAATATACGTTGCAACACCGGTAATTGCACCTTCGACGTTAAAAGAGCTGGAAAAAGAATGTGATGGTGTCTTTTATATTGTAAGTAGCGAGCCATTTTGGGCAGTTGGACAGTTTTACCTCGACTTTTCACAGGTCTCTGAAGAGGATATTAAAAAACTGCTAAGCTGA